The Ziziphus jujuba cultivar Dongzao chromosome 3, ASM3175591v1 region AAGTTAGTACATGGTTCCAATAGAAACATGATAATTTATGTCATATCAGGATGGTGAATGTTTAATGAAGAAATTATTTAAGGAGAAAATATATGAAGGTCCATTAGTACCGATAACGTATATGTGCTACTGTTACCTAGGATTCCATTTTCTTATCTCTTCACATAATGTTCGAAATACATTCCCCATTCTTTCTGCTAATTAATTTCATTCAAATGGACAAGAAACTGCATtttcaaatcatttttttctctttaaggTAGTGTAAAATATACTTATTTGCATTCTTGCAccatctaaatttatttataagaaaaatcATCTCCGTCTAAATAATTTAAGTATTCATGACCATCAAACTAATTAATATGttacataaaaaaaactaattaatagggattaaaaaaaaaaaaaaaaaaaagagaagaaaaaaagagggagCCGTGATTATATATTGCCCTTAAATTATATGTTTCCTACTTGTTATAGCATGACCCTGCCAAAACAGTCCCTTTGCCTTTTCCACTCTGGGTTTCAATTAAATAACGGGGGAAGGAGACCATTCAGCCCTCTGTTAGGGTTGGTGCTAAAGCAAGCATTATAAGGTTATTGGAACAAATTTGCTGCCAATTTTTATAGcagattaatttataaaattttggattACCGGGACGTATATAAAGCTCACATATTCTTAAAAGATGTTTAGGAGGATAAATTAgtagttcttttattttttaattttttaattttttatttttaccatacAAGTATTTTTAGGCAGAGGAAAAGTCGGTCATGAATTATTTGAGTGAATTCGATATTGTGGTCCATCACCTCCAAGAAGTGATCATCAAAACAGGCTCTTGGACAAAAAATGTGGAGAGCTCTCAGTTTTCTGTACGGAAGTATGTAAGAACCTAAGAGCATATGAAGTTTCAAGTTTCAACAAAATCACTTGCAATTTAGGATGGGAGGGGCTAAACTTTGatcctaaaaaaaataacaagttGATGAAATAAATAGTAAGGTAATACTAACTGCAAACTAGAAGCAAACTGAGAAAGAGATTACTGCCCTAGATTCGAACAACTTATAGCTATGATCCCTAGTCAATGGCAAAACTATCAACAAAACACAAGTTACAGTAGCCATAaactcattttcattttcttttcataatcCTAACACTACAAAAAACTAACAGTTTAAAAATCTTCTCAATTAGATGCTAAAACGTTCTTCAACATAAAACTTCAAGCATAGAGttatatatgttgtttttaTATACCGTCAACTTATGATGAGCGGTTACCCATCTGCAGCTTTCCCTTGATCCACATCCATCTGTTCTCCAGTGTCTCTCTTGTTTTCAGTTGCTTCATTAGCCTCATTTATTGTCTCTTCATTCTCTGGTTTAGATGGAGGAGCAGGCAATACCTCTGCCACCATTTCTATCAACTCTTCAACATCATCTCCTAAGCGCATCTCACAATGCTCTACAATCTGTAAAAGAATAAAGTAACAAATAAACTAACATATCAATATATGAATCCCATTTTGAGAAATTACAATAAACCATGAAATCTTACATTGTTAGTTTGTCTACCTAATGGGATTAAACTAAATTTGCATTTAAAATTGGTTTTCTCCCAGACAAATTTATTCAGGTACCAGAAATACTACAAACAGCCATTTCTTCTTATTATGCATGCATTACAAGAACTATactcctttttaattttaagggCCTAGAAGAAGTGATAATTAGTTTTTACCAAGTCAATTTCCACCGGAGTAGTTGGCCTAAGATGCAGAATATTGAGCACCTCAGCTTTTGCAAGGTCATACTTCTTACACTTCTCGAAGAACTCTTCAACATTTTCTCTTGTCTGGTTGCAAGCTGCAGTCCCAGCCAAATAATCATAAACCTACATAAGACAGGGCCAATGCTTTACACAGAATTTCCATTACTGTCattccaattaaaaaataaaaaagaaaaaataaaaaaggatatgccacaaaaatataattacaaccTTATACTCAGATGGTGCAACATCGGCAAGGACCCGTGTTGGATCCTTTGAAGCCCCTTTGGATCTTAGAAAGTTGAGCACTTCAAAATTGGTAAGCACACCAGCATTTTCCTTCAGTCTGCGAAAGTTGtagtgaataaaatatatatatatatatatatgtatatatttcatatagGAAACACAAAACTGACCAACACAATATAAAAAAAGCTAACTACATACATCTTCATCCCAAAGAAAACCAGAGATTGAGAGCTCAAACACCCCAAGCAAGTGACAGTCAGGTTCACATTGAATGTAATTCACATCAAGATCtacagagaaaaaaataataaagaatgtaaattactttcaaataaaaatgagtGAAAAAGTAACTGAAGAAACATAGTAACTAAGAAACAAGAATACACAGAACAAAAATGATGTCTCTACAATTCTTATTAGTTAGTACAAATAtcaactagaaaaaaaaaattaattaaaatgaggATAAGGGAAAATTGAAaagctaaaaaaataattcttataTTTTCCCAAAATAACATTAGAGAACCAAAGAAAGAATGCCATTATAACTAAGAATCTCCAAACATTAGCGAAAGATTAAAACTTTCTAGAATTAGACTGAATTGGAGCACCATGTCAATGGATTAAACTCAAAAACATGACCTAAAAGTCACTaagagtaatttttttttttccagctaAGCGAAATACAGAACTCGAAGAAAGAATAGATTAGGAAAAATCGAAGGGTGTGAAAACTCACCTGAAATTGATAGCTAAGCTGCCGGAGAGATCATCCGCCGTCGTCGATGGCTAAGAGCTGCCGTCGTCGATGGCTAAGAGCTGCCGTCTGCGACAGATTCTTTCTCAGCCTCGCTCACGGCGATTGCCTACGGCAAATTTTGTTGGGGTTTTtgtctgtcttttttttttttttttttttaatgttaaaaaagggacaaaaataaaacctttGGAGAACGACGACGTTTTAGTTAATTAAGAATCTAACAACGCATGGCAACCAAACATAACAACGGTCATgatttatcatttcttttaaaattctttttgtctttcattctttccttttatttgttttttatcagAAAATTAGGAAACCACTGTTCatccaaaattcaattttcctttttttttttttttaaagttcaattttcctattaacttttttttccttttttgaaacAATTTTCCGATTAATAATGTCAATTAGCTACGCATCTCcctataatttatttgttataagtTTACAATTTTCAGATATTCTATTTTATTACGGTAgggttgtatttttttttttttaaggaatataccctcaaaaaagaaaaaaaaaagatatatacattttgaaaaagaattggAAGAATGTTTTTCATAAAACTTATATGATGACTAAAACTGTATTAAAAGTATTATATTCTagtcattttaaaatttgtaaaatgactAAAAAAGTTTTCTATCCCATGCTTCTCTCCTGCTGCTTTGATTCCTCAAGGTAATGGAATTGGATCATTCACAAGATTAGAATTCACCTACAAGTGGTAGATTTAGGGAGCTCAGTAAACATTTGCTCAGAGGACATTTGTTAAAATCTAAtacaaatcaatcaaaatttgtaattttcaaagtCAGAAACAGTTAAATGAGGAGGGGGGAACCACCTCCAATTTAATGAGCTAATGAGTAATAACATATAATTTGACGTAATCCACCTTGTTTAAAACAATTACATGCTATAATtcactgaaaaaataaaacaaattttagttTTCTTGTAGCATAAaaacttgattaaaaaaatacaaaatatggtatagaaaataaaatatgattggAAAATTTAGGtatgccattttttatttttatttttgggttgatGTTACATGCCAATTAGAAATGTATGGATCAATGAACTTACTATTTATGTGTTATTGACAAGTATCTGTGTGTTTTGTACACCATCTGCAATTAAGAATTTCACAAgtttaatttttcaatggcTAAAGAAttaaattccattaaaatccTGAAACACATTTTCTCTCCTCCTGTCCATAAAGGCAAAGTACATAAATTTACAGGTTTATAGCATATCTTATAAAGTAATTCATTTGTTATTCATTTTTGCGTCTATCAAACATACTGGCGCGCGCtcacaaaaaatttgaaaaaaaaaataaaaaataatagtttctcTACAGAGTATTTTTTTTCTGCTACCAATCAAAGTTTGACTTTTCACTATAAATATGCAGAGGCTTGTCCAGAGCCACTAAAATATCCAAGTAACAGATAAGGAAATTGCTGTATTTTATATTCCTATTCCTCTGTTATTTAAACAAACGATGTAAGATTCACAAAAGAAATTGAACAGTTTCAAGTTCTACTGGTGCAATTTCATGCCTGTCCCTTATAGCCATTAATATGCTATTATCACCTTCTAGATAAGCTTTCAAGAATGCAACCACAATCCCTCCTGTAAATTTCCTCATAGGTTCCCTAGACTTTCCATTTTTACACAAACAGTAAGTAGATTTCCCTCTAATCCCTTTAGTATCATCGTCTAGCATATCAAGATGACCATAATCCTTGACTACAAAATAGCAAGCAGGCTTTCTACATTCATTATAGAAATCCTCATGGTTAACACCTTTAGGAGCACAAGGAGGGAATAGAGGATTCCTTTTCACTTCACCCAAACCCGAACCAATCACCATCACAGCCATATCAAGATCAAATGAATGGGGAACATAGGTGAGTACTGGTGGAGGTGTTTGTTTCCCTTTGTTCATTCCATCAACTGGGTCAATGCCTATTAAGGCAGAAAATTTGAGGGTAGTGAGTTCTTTTCTCAAAGCTAGTGCAAACGAGGCTTTTCCACCGCGACTATGGCCAGCAAGTGCTAGCTTGCTTAGATTTGCATGAACATTGGGTGGAAGCAAGTGTTGGAGTCCCTCAGATAACCaatttgttgttgctgctgcggATTTGATCTCATCACTTGCATCTGGTCCAGCAATGGAATATAACTGTTTTTCACAGCAAGGAATGAAATAATCTATAAGCCAAGTATAAAAGCAATTGAAACATATTTGATTTGGTGGATGAGAAATAAAATGAAGCAAAAAATAACAtatctttttttctaaaaaaaaggtcaagcaaaattgaataaaaattcgGTCTGCATTTTAAACTACACCTCTACAGCTCAAAGTTTTGGAGCATTAGTACAGATGGCATTTTAATGTGAACAATAGGAAGAAAGCCCTCAAACAAAGAAGAATATGGGGGaataaatacaaacaaaatcACAGAAAGCCTTTGTGAATGCATATGTTGAAAAGGATAGCCACTTGGATAACCAATCAAAACACGCCATGTGATAGATGCTGTCAATAATTTGTTTAGTGCAGAAGTCTACATTTTTGCCCCCAAGATTGTGACATCTAGGCATCAGAGACGAAGCCTGTATTGCTTACTAACGCAAGCCATAAACAATGAATCGAAGAAAATTTGCAGATGCTAACCTTCTAACgctcaattaaaaataatttgtcaGATGTAAGAGGTCCTAACCAACTAAGTCACcttttttgttctgttttttttttttttttttttttttttttttaaaagaaagactATATTTTTGTGGTCAGATTGATGTCTAAGCAGATAAGAATCAGGCGATATTTAATTGGGTCATCCAGCAAAAACTGAAAAACCAGCTAAAAGCACTAGAAGAAGCCAGAAAGCAAAATAGAATCAGAGGACAATTTACAGACCAAAATTGAAGCCACATAATCTAACAGAAATGTAATTAAAACCATCTTTAATTTCatgattatttttcaaagcTAAAGATTAAGTTATATATGGGGTATTGTAGGCCACGGAATTTGTGAAAAAGGAGAGAAAGAAACCAAATCAAACCTGGGGAGCAATAACAATGAAGCCATGGGAAGCAACATGTTGGATAAGTTGAGAGTAGAAAGAGTTGTAGAGAAGGTAACCATGAAGCAAAAGTACGAGTGGGAATTCTCCTGCTGATGATGGCATGCCAATCAAAAGTGGGATTGGAGGTGGGATTGGAGTTACAGAAGACTTCCCTGCTTCAACACTATGGAGCACTGTCATGTAATTTCCAGTCTCAAAAACATTACTAATACTAGTAGCAGTAgcaattgaagaagaagaagaagaagagaaagacaTAATCTTTAAATTGTGCGACTAAAATAACACCG contains the following coding sequences:
- the LOC107423104 gene encoding chlorophyllase-2, with amino-acid sequence MSFSSSSSSSIATATSISNVFETGNYMTVLHSVEAGKSSVTPIPPPIPLLIGMPSSAGEFPLVLLLHGYLLYNSFYSQLIQHVASHGFIVIAPQLYSIAGPDASDEIKSAAATTNWLSEGLQHLLPPNVHANLSKLALAGHSRGGKASFALALRKELTTLKFSALIGIDPVDGMNKGKQTPPPVLTYVPHSFDLDMAVMVIGSGLGEVKRNPLFPPCAPKGVNHEDFYNECRKPACYFVVKDYGHLDMLDDDTKGIRGKSTYCLCKNGKSREPMRKFTGGIVVAFLKAYLEGDNSILMAIRDRHEIAPVELETVQFLL
- the LOC107423117 gene encoding uncharacterized protein LOC107423117 encodes the protein MKILKENAGVLTNFEVLNFLRSKGASKDPTRVLADVAPSEYKVYDYLAGTAACNQTRENVEEFFEKCKKYDLAKAEVLNILHLRPTTPVEIDLIVEHCEMRLGDDVEELIEMVAEVLPAPPSKPENEETINEANEATENKRDTGEQMDVDQGKAADG